From the Lemur catta isolate mLemCat1 chromosome 1, mLemCat1.pri, whole genome shotgun sequence genome, the window GAGTTACTCATTGAAAAATGGAGGGAAAGAGTACTACAGGAGGAGAAACAGCTATTgctatttaggttattaagtatgaaatgtctggtttatttaagtactaaatttgacagttgatatctctgacatttcactttgacacttcttgttttattttacttatttatttttttttgagacagagtgtcattttgttgccctggctagagtgagtgccgtagcgtcagcctagctcacagcaacctcacactcctgggcttaagcaatcctactgcctcagcctcccgagtagctgggactacaggcatgagccaccatgcccggctaattttttttttttctatatatattttagttggccagataatttctttctatttttagtagagacggagtctccctcttgctcaggctggtcttgaactcctgaccttgagcgatccacctgcctgggcctcccaaagtgctaggattacaggcgtgagccaccacgcctggcctcttgttttatctttattgtgaaggtatatcctcatcctttcaaatgcacagtttggcttgtgattatctttcaaactttttttagagcaatttttgtgaaaccacaggtaagtcaaaaattcatgttattttcaaatatgagttccatcatggaaccaatgcagcaaaGACAACTTGAAATATCAGCGAAGTGTTTGGAGAGGATGTGGCTATTGAAGAACGCAcagtacatggatggtttgagaagttccattctggtgattttaatcttgaaaatgtatCACGTGGACagcctgagaccaaggtggataatgatgagctgagatctgtagtggaagtgaatccatctcaacctacacatgaattagcagaaaggtttgatgttactattccaacaacattggaccatttgaaataaatgggcaaggtaaagctggatagatgggtaccacgtatttaaatgagcgtcagaagagaaatagtctctaagcttgcctttctttgctgtcacgacataaaggcgaaccatttctatagcgtattgttacatgtgatgaaaaatggattatttttgacaatcgcaagtgttcagcacagtgGTTAAACAAAGATGAAGTatcaaaacacagtccaaaaccgaatattcatccaaaaaagctgatggtgtctggtggtccagcactggtattaaccactacagcttcatgaaacctggtcaatcgattacagcagatgtctacagCAATCAGTTGGATGAAATAAGGATGCaaccaagattggtcaatagaaacaggccaattctcttgcaatacaatgcttgaccacatgttgtgcaaacaacactgctcaaactacagaggctggacttggaaactctatcatccaccatattcatccAGACCTTGCACctactgactaccacttcttccaggctttggaccacttcctgtgaggaaaaatattcaattcttaacaagctgtggaaaacgccttttgcaatttcatcaccactcgctctccagacttttttgctgctggcataaagaAGCTACCCTTaacatggcaaaactgtgttgatagttcagggacatactttgattaactgtactgctttttgtttgagatataataaactaaactttgtttcaaaattggacatttcatacttaatgacctaatacaatcCTGAGGCAGGAGCAAGTCTGACATGTTCAAGGAAGGAAGGCCATTTTAGCCAATGTAGTTGGAAAGCCAACAGTTATGCTGTGGTGGTGGCATTACATGGTGGTAGCATTATTATGCTGTTACCACCACAGCATTACTGGTAAATGGTCatttaatctcaaaataattaagtTGAAGGAAGCTCATCATTTTTAGAGTTACCTAATTCTTCCACAGAGTTTTCGATGTAGGGTTAATAGCAAAAGGGTACAGAAGCTGGCTTGAAGGGTCTCTCAATGGCTAAGTTAGGACAGTTTGAGTATCAAAAAGAGCAAAACAGTGATGGATAATGATGCAGTTTTTAAGAATGATAATTTCTCAGTGATACTcgaagagacaaagaaaggaaaaagctctTTATAGAAGAATGCCAGATTAAGGtagaatgatagaattagaaaatgacTGTTTTGCAGATTCCAGTATAATCGTTCATTTAGGAAAGGATAATAAATGGATGGTGTAATATTTGGATGAAAGGTTGTTGGAGAATAGAATATCATACAATCTCAAAGTATCACTCTATGATTATTTACTAAGTAGAAAGGGAGGAATGTACCTTTAAGATGGAGAGGTCTGGTAGTTACCTCCTTACACAAGTGCTCAAACTTGGCATTATGTGCCTCCCTGATGTGATGCAATGAGAAGTACTCAGCGTCCACCTAAAtagtattcctgccaaaaatgttaAACTGGAATCTAAGTGTGAGGAAACAATTAGataaatccagaatgtgggacatCTTATAAGACAACTGGCCTGGAATTTCAAAAAATTCCAcgtcatgaaaaacaaaaggttGGGGAGGTATGCttatgctgaagtatttaggaataAAGTGCTATTTCATCtgcaactaatttttaaatggttcatttaaaaaaaaaaaaaaaaaacaaccaggcatggtggctcacacctgtaatcctagcactttgggaggctgaggtgggagagtcacttgagcccagcctgagcaagagcaagaccccatctctactaaaagtagaaaaattagctgggtgtcatggcacatgcctatagtcccagctactcgggaggctgaggcaggaggatcacttgagcacaggagtttgaggttgccgtgagctataatgacaccacggtactctagcctgggtgacagagcaagacctgtctcaaaaacacacagacacacatgtgtgtgcgtgtgtgtgtgtgtgtgtaaggagaTAGAAAGTAAATGTAGTAAGTTAACAGTTGGTGAACCTAGGAGGTGAAGGGCTCTGTGTCTGTTCATTGTActactatttttgctttttagtgtttttttaaatatttaaatttaaaagttggGAGGGGtgcttatttctgttttgaaCCCAAAtccatctttttaatattttttagctcATTGGTTTAATTGTGCTGTTTGGAGCCACTCTGATAGATCCAAATTCTCTCTCATGTGGTGTTAGTGGTATTGGTGGTGGTGATATTGGTAATTTTTACATAACATGTATCGAATATGTACTGTGACATATGCCAGACATCGTGTGGAACACATTACATGGATTATTTTAGTTAATCCTCCTAACACCTCTTGAGTTAGtactcatttcttcttttaaagatgaaaagacagatgcttaaaaagaaatcactaacgcaacagaaaaaacatttaatcTTAAGAATGCAAATGTGAATTTGTGAGGCAGGCTAGAATATTCATTGATAAAAAGCATGATAGAAAAATTTGTGATAACCTTACTAGACATGCATATTTTTCTGGCCTTGAACATGTTCAACATGTAAGCTACCATGGAGAACCAATCTAGTGTGGTGGTTAAAAGCACAGTTCCTGAAGCCAGAaagcctaggttcaaatcccagttccaccGTTTGGAAGATGCTACTGCCCGTGAAGCACTTCTCCAGAATTCTATACTGGGAACCTCTCtcgtgttagtttcctattgctgctgtaacaaattactacaaatttggtggcttgaaataacacaaatttattatcttatagttctggaggtcagaagtcctaaaTGGATgtcactgggctaaaattaaggtgtcagcaggactgcaTTTGCATTTGGTGACTCTAGAGaatatttccttgccttttccagtctCTAGAGtccacccacattccttggttTATGACCTCTGTCTTCAAAACCAGCAGTGTCTTATCTCTCTGTGCCTGCCTTCTGAGTAACATCTCCCTgtgattcttctgcctccctcttctacttttttgttaagagacagagtctcattctgtcgcccaggctgaagtgcagtggtgtgatcatagctcactgcagcctcaaacttcctgggctcaattgatcctcctgcctcagccttccaagtagctgggactacagacccatgccaccacacccagctatttttttattttttttttagagacgagcTGTTGCTacattgtccaggctgatctcaaactcctgggctcaggtgatcctcctgtcttggcctcccaaagtgctgggattagaggtgtgaaccactgcacctggcctccctcTTCTACATTTAAAGACACTTGTTATTACTTTGGACCTATCCAATGTAATAACAGATAATCTAGAATAATCTCCCTGTTTTAAGGTTAGCCTTAAATTAgactgattagcaaccttaattccatctgtaaCCTCAAttctcctttgccatgtaacctaacatattcacagattgcAGGGATTAAGgtgtggatatctttgggggacttttttttttctattaatctgTATTTAAATTCTGAAGTTGTGTAAAGTAGCTGGGGCCAGGAGAAGACGATTCCAAAGTGGAGATTCTGGCCAATGCTGAGCACTGTGAGTAGGACCAATAATTGAATTTGAGTTAGAAGGAACTACTGAGTGGTATATGTACatgttttttaattctcttactattataaaatatatataataaatttcagTGTTAAAGAATgaattaggccgggcgtggtgtaatcctagcactccgggaggccgaggcgggaggatcgctcaaggtcaggagtttgagaccagcctgagcaagagcaagaccctgtctctactaaaaatagaaataaattatcttgacaattaaaaatatatatagaaaaaattagccaggcatggtggcacatgcctgtagtcccagctacttgggaggctgaggcaggaggatcgcttgagcccaggagtctgaggttgctgtgagctaggctgacgccacggcactctagcaacagagcgagactctgtctcaaaaaaaaaaaaaaaaaagtgaattagaAGGTAACTTTTAGTTACGTCTTAGTaaggaaatgattaaaatattagaatacattttatttctgttgttgtgtGCCAGCCCCCAGAGTAAATTGTTCTTGATTTAATTGTAGTTTTAGAGAAGCttcaagtttaattttaatttttatgtttttttattacaGAGTTTAACTACCCTTGGATGCTCCTGTTGAAATGGAGAAGATTGAGGACCAGTTTGCTAATCTGCACATATATAAATGTTCCTCAGGAACTAAAGAGCCCACTTTCCTTCTTGGCATAGACACATCAAAGACTgttcaaacagaaaaagaaagcttgGTGGCTGTTTTATGTTCTAATGGATCAATCAGAATATATGATAAAGAAAGGTTAAATGTACTACGAGAATTTAGTGGATATCCTGGACATCTTAATGGAGTCAAATTTGCAAATTCCTGTGACAGTGTATATTCAGCATGCACTGATGGCACTGTAAAATGTTGGGATGTTAGATTAGCCAGTGAAAAACCCATCCAGCTGTTCAAGGGTTACCCTTCCAATGTTTTTATCAGTTTTGATATCAACTGTAATGATCATGTCATATGTGCTGGTACAGAAAAAGTTGATGATGATGCATTGTTGGTATTTTGGGATGCAAGAATGAATTCTCAGGATTTGTCTACTGCTAAAGATCCACTTGGTGCATATTCAGAGACACATAGTGATGATATCACTCAAGTACGTTTCCATCCCAGCAATCCCAACATGGTGGTCTCTGGTTCAACTGATGGCCTAGTAAATGTATTTGATATTAGTGTTGATAACGAAGAGGATGCACTGGTTACAACCTGTAACTCAGTTTCATCAGTAAGCTGTATTGGTTGGTCTGGGAAAGATTATAAACAGATTTACTGCATGACACACGATGAAGGATTTTATTGGTGGGATCTTAATCATCTGGATACTGATGAACCAATTACATGTTTGAACATCCAGGATGTCAGAGAAATAGTTAACATGAAAGAAGGTATTTTGGACTATTTGATTGGTGGCCTATATCATGAAAAGGTGGATAAATTGTTTGTTATTGGAGGAACGAACAAAGGAGGGATTCACTTAATGAACTGCACCACATCAGGATTGATCTATGTGACCAGCCTTCAGGGAGGACATACTGCTACAGTCCGTTCTTTCAGTTGGAATATGCAGGATGATTCTTTGCTGACTGGGGGAGAAGATGCACAGTTGTTACTTTGGAAACCTAGAGCTATAGAGAAGACCTTTACAAAGAAAGACAGCATGAAAATAGCATCCTCTGTGCACCAGCGAGTACGAGTTCACAGTAATGATTCttataagagaaggaaaaagcagtGATATCACATTGG encodes:
- the WDR89 gene encoding WD repeat-containing protein 89 translates to MEKIEDQFANLHIYKCSSGTKEPTFLLGIDTSKTVQTEKESLVAVLCSNGSIRIYDKERLNVLREFSGYPGHLNGVKFANSCDSVYSACTDGTVKCWDVRLASEKPIQLFKGYPSNVFISFDINCNDHVICAGTEKVDDDALLVFWDARMNSQDLSTAKDPLGAYSETHSDDITQVRFHPSNPNMVVSGSTDGLVNVFDISVDNEEDALVTTCNSVSSVSCIGWSGKDYKQIYCMTHDEGFYWWDLNHLDTDEPITCLNIQDVREIVNMKEGILDYLIGGLYHEKVDKLFVIGGTNKGGIHLMNCTTSGLIYVTSLQGGHTATVRSFSWNMQDDSLLTGGEDAQLLLWKPRAIEKTFTKKDSMKIASSVHQRVRVHSNDSYKRRKKQ